Proteins encoded within one genomic window of Portunus trituberculatus isolate SZX2019 unplaced genomic scaffold, ASM1759143v1 PGA_scaffold_503__1_contigs__length_6653, whole genome shotgun sequence:
- the LOC123500877 gene encoding histone H4, which yields MTGRGKGGKGLGKGGAKRHRKVLRDNIQGITKPAIRRLARRGGVKRISGLIYEETRGVLKVFLENVIRDAVTYTEHAKRKTVTAMDVVYALKRQGRTLYGFGG from the coding sequence atgactggccgcggcaagggaggcaagggacttggaaagggaggagccaaGCGTCACCGTAAGGTTTTGCGTGACAACATCCAGGGCATCACCAAGCCCGCTATCCGTCGGTTGGCTCGCCGAGGCGGCGTCAAGCGCATCTCCGGTCTCATCTACGAGGAGACTCGTGGGGTGCTAAAGGTGTTCCTCGAGAACGTCATCAGGGATGCCGTCACCTACACCGAGCACGCCAAGCGCAAGACCGTCACTGCCATGGACGTCGTCTACGCCCTCAAGCGTCAGGGACGTACCCTCTACGGATTTGGCGGTTAA